The Schaalia dentiphila ATCC 17982 sequence AGGCAGACGATGGCGACCATGATGACGTAGATGGTCGCCATGATCGGGGCCATCCACTCGGTGACACGGGCGACGGTGCGGATACCGCCGAAGATGACCATCGCGGAGAAGACGAAGATCAGGCCTGCGACCGTGAGCTGCGCAGCCGAGAAGCCGCCCGCGCCGGGCAGGGGCTGCTTGGCGGCCTCACCGAAGGCGCTCGTGAGCGTGCCCGCAATGGCGTTGGACTGCACGGAGGTGATGACGATACCGCAGGTGACGACGGTGATAACGGCGAAGACGTTGGCCAGGACGCGGTTCTTCATACCGCGCTTGATGTAGTAGGCCGGGCCGCCGCGGAAGGAGCCGTCAGAGTGCTTCACCTTGAAGATCTGGGCCAGTGTCGCCTCGAAGAACGCGGTCGCCATACCCACCAGGGCCACGACCCACATCCAGAAGATCGCACCCGGGCCACCGAACATGAGCGCCGCGGCCACGCCGAACACGTTTCCGATGCCCACGCGCGCGGCGAGCGAGATCGCGAACGCCTGGAAGGAGGAGATGCCACCGTCGGCGCCCTTGCGCGAGCCGAGGACCGTGCGCACCATCTCCGGGAAGAGGCGCAGCTGCACGCCGCGGGAGACGACCGTCAGGACGAGGCCCACCCCGATCAGGATGACAATCGTCAGGTGCATCGTGATCCAGTCAGCGATCTGCTGCTCGATCTGGGCAATGTGTTCCACAGGAGCCTCCCGGGGTGTCAAAAAACGAGGCCGGGGACGGGTCGCCGCGCCTCGCGCGCTTCGCGGGACGCACCCGCGCGTTGTAATGGGACCCGTTCATCTTGCCACAGGGCTCCGCGCCCGGCAGGCGACGTCTCGCGACGCGCACGCCCGCGCGTGAGTGCATGGGGCGCCCCCGGCCTCGTCGATGAAGTGCGGGGAGGGCCCGGCGGTGCGGGGACGCAGACGTGGGCGCACTCTGGGACAATGGGGCTATGAGCGCGACTTTGAACGAGATCCTGGACGACCTGGAGGACGAGGGCCGTCTGGGCCACGACGACGCCCTGTACGAGGCCTTCGTGTCCTGGGCCGAGGGCACCGGGCGCCCGCTCTACCCCCACCAGGAGGAGGCTCTGGTGGAGATCCTGGCGGGCAACCACGTGATCGCGGCGACCCCCACGGGGTCGGGTAAGTCGATGATCGCGCTCGCCGCGCACTTCACGTCGATGGCGCACGGTGGCCGCTCCTACTACACGGCGCCGCTCAAGGCCCTGGTGTCGGAGAAGTTCTTTGACCTCGTGTCCCTGTTCGGCGCGGACAACGTCGGCATGGTGACCGGCGACGTGTCTCTCAACGCCGACGCGCCCATCATCTGCTGTACCGCCGAGATCCTCGCGAATCAGTCGCTGCGCGAGGGGCCCACGCTGGACGCGGACATGATCGTCATGGACGAGTTCCACTTCTACGGGGACCGTCAGCGCGGCTGGGCGTGGCAGGTGCCGCTCCTGGAGCTGAGGACCCCGCAGGTGGTCGCGATGAGCGCGACGCTGGGCGACACGACGCGTTTCGAGCGCGCGTGGAAGGAACGCACCGGGCGCGACGTGTCCCTCATCGACGACGCGGAACGCCCCGTGCCCCTCGAGTTCGAGTACGTCGTGGACCGCCTGCCCGACACGGTCGAGCGGCTGCTGGGCGAGGGCCGCTGGCCCGTCTACATTGTGCACTTCTCCCAGCGCGACGCCGTTGCCACCGCGCAGTCTTTCGACCGTTCCTCGCTGATTTCTCCCGAGCAGAAGAAGGCGATCGCCGCGCAGCTGGCGGGCGTGTCGTTTACGAAGGGCTTCGGGCAGACCCTCAAGTCGCTGCTGGCTCAGGGCATTGGGGTGCATCACGCGGGCATGCTGCCGCGCTACCGTCGCCTCGTCGAGCGCCTCACGCAGGCGGGTCTGCTGCCGATCGTGTGCGGCACGGACACCCTGGGGGTCGGCATCAATGTGCCGATTCGCACGGTGCTGATGACGTCGCTCGTGAAGTACGACGGCCGACGCATGCGCCACGTGAGCGCGCGCGAGTTCCACCAGATCGCTGGCCGCGCCGGCCGCGCAGGCTTCGACACGGTCGGTTTCGTGCGCGTCCTGGCCCCCGAGCACGAGGTCGACGCCGCCCGTGAGCGCGCACGCCTGAACGCCGCGCAGGAGGCCGCACGCGACGCCCGCGAGGCCAAGCGCGCCGCCAAGAAGTCGGCGAAGAAGCGCAAGGGCCCCGGCGAGGGCGAGATCTCGTGGACGCGATCGACGTTCGAGCGCCTCGTCGATGCGGCTCCCGAGCAGCTCACGAGCCGTTTCGAGATGACGCACGCGATGGTCCTCAACGTGCTGGCCGGTGCGCCTGCGGCCGGGCGTGACCCGGGTGAGCACCTCGTGTGGCTGGCGCGCAACAACGATGATCCGCCCACGGATCGCAACCCGCACCTGCGCCGCCTGGGTGAGATCTACACGTCGATGAAGCAGGCGGGCGTCGTCGAGCACGTGTCCTCTGCCGAGGCCTCGGCGTCGGGTGAGCCTCGCCTGCGTGCGGCCACCGACCTGCCGGACGACTTCGCGCTCAACCAGCCTCTCTCCCCCTTCGCGCTGGCGGCGCTCGAGCTCTTGGACCCCGAGTCCCCGACCTTCGCCCTGGACGTCGTCTCGGTCATCGAGTCTGTCCTAGAGGATCCGCGCCCGCTCCTGTTCGCGCAGGAGAAGGCAGCGCGGGCCGAGGCGGTGGCCGCGATGAAGGCGCAGGGCATGGAATACGACGAGCGCATGGCCGCCCTGGAAGAGGTGACGTGGCCGCGCCCGCTGGCCGATCTACTGGGGGAAGCGTTCGCGGTGTACCTGCACGCGAACCCGTGGATCGAGGATCAGGAGATTTCCCCGAAGTCGGTCGTGCGCGAGATGATCGAGAACGCACTGACGTTCACGGGCATCGTGGGCCGCTACGACGTGGGACGCTCCGAGGGCATCGTGCTGCGCTACCTGACGGACGCGTACCGTGCGCTGCGCCAGATCGTACCGGACGAGCTGATGACGGACGAGCTCCGTTCGATCATTGCGTGGCTGTCGGCGCTGATCCGCGCGGTGGACTCCTCGCTGCTGGACGAGTGGGAGGCCATGTCCACGGGCCAGGCCCTCCCCGCGTCCGAAGGCGACGGCACCCAGGGCGCGGAGCTGGCGTTTGGCGCTCGGGAGGACGGGACGGTTCCATTCAGCGCGAATCGTCACGCGTTCCGCACGGCGATCCGCTCGGCCCTGTTCGAGCGCGTGGAGGCGATGAGCCGCGACAACGTCGAGGCCTTGGCGCGCCTGGACAAGGCCTCACGCACCCCGGTGGCCGCACCGTGGGGCGAGGACGAGTGGGACGCGGTGCTCGAGCGCTACTGGGCGGAGCACGAGTGGATCGGCATCGACCAGCGTGCGCGCGCCCTGTCGCTGTGCTCGCTAAACGAGGCCCCGACCCGCGAGGACGTGCTGGAGCTGGCCCCCGCTGTGGTTTCCTCTGATTTCGAGCGCGCCCAGGTGGCGCGCATTGAGGCGATCGCGGACGCAGTCGATCAGGCTGCGGCCGGCACGTTCTGGCTGGCTACGCAGACCCTGTTCGACTCGGAGGAGGACATGGACTGGCGTATCGTCGCCCTCGTGGACGTGGGAGCCTCGGACGAGGCGAACCGCGTCGTCTTGGCGACGGTCACGGTCGGGCCGCGGTAGGGGCCTACTCTCCGCCTTGGGTCTCTGGCGCTCGCCGCTCGCCGATCTCCTGCTGGAGACGCAGAAGGTAACCGTCGGGGTCCTGGACCAGGAACTGCCGAACGCCGATCTCGCGCTCGCCCGCCCGATACCACTGTTCTTCGGGTTCGACGAAGATCGGCCACTGCGCCTGCGTGAGGCGCCGCCACGCGGCGTCCAGATCTTCGACCTGAACCTCGAGGTTGATCCCACGACCAAGCGGTGGCTCAAGGGGGCCGGTCGCCCACGTCCTCCCGTGGTTGATCTGGTCGAGCATCAGGTGCGCGTTGCCCAAGACGAGGTATCCGAAGCCCTCCTCGGGCCGCTCGTATCGAAGGCAGAAGCCGACGAGGTCGCACCAAAAGCGGCGCGACGCCTCGTAGTTGGTGACGGCAAGTTCGGGAACAAAGCCCGGGTTCGCTGGTCATAGCCTCACTCTAGCGGCCACCGGGCGCGGGGGCGACTGGGCTGGCTGCCGCACAGCGGGTCAGCGGCGGGCGTAGCGTCGTACCTTCTCGACAAATTCGGCGCGGTATTCCGGGGTGTCCTGCGGATGATCGATCTTGCCAAGGATAAACGTGTCCGTCAGACGAATGCCGACAAAGCCCAGGATCATGTGCTTCCACCGCGTGACCGGACCACCGAAGAGACGATAGATGAGAGCGGATGCGCGGGAGGTGAGGATCAGCGCCGCGGTCTTGCCCGTCAGCTTCGCCTCGCTCTTGCCGTCGGCGAATCGGTATGCGAAGCGCGGGGTGAAAGTACGATCGATGAATCCCTTGAGGATCGCTGGTTCGGCCGACCACCAGATCGGGAAGCTGAAGACGAGGTGATCCGCCCACGCGATCAGCTCCTGGTAGCGTTCCGGGGCGCTTTCGTCCTCCATGTGCTTGCGGTACCCGTATCGCAGGTTCGGGTCGAAGTCTTCGGTAGCGAGGTCGATGGTGCGCACCTCGTGACCGGCTCTGCTTGCCTCTTCGGCGTAGGCGCTCGCCAGCTCCTGGGAGTAACTGGCTACGTCGGGGCTTCCTTGAATAACGAGGATCTTCATGATGACTCCTTCACTATCAGACACGCGGTCTAATTATACACTTTATGCCTGGACACATCGTTGATCCATCGTTACTGTCGACTATCCTCCGAGATGCTCATACGATTACAGAACCAGTATTTACAGGAGAATTCTGGCGTTCCTTTACGCGCCTTTGAAGCGTTTCGCACCAGTTCGACCGGTTTGTAGGATTATCCAGTCGATACCGGCAAAGATGGCCATGAAGAGCAGGGCGCCGATCAGGATCGCGACGATGTTGATCGTCACCTGCACGTAGCCAATGCGCCACACGTTGACGAAACCGTAGGGGTACTGGTGTGTGAAGGTGCCCCGAATCAGCGTGTACGCCACCCACGTGATCGGGATCAGCAGCGCGCGGCCCAGCGTCGCCCACGCAATGCCGCCGCGCGGACCCGCGAGCGCGGCCGTGCCCACGAAGGCGGCCGGGACGACGATGTGCTGCAGCGGGTTGGTGA is a genomic window containing:
- a CDS encoding DEAD/DEAH box helicase; translated protein: MSATLNEILDDLEDEGRLGHDDALYEAFVSWAEGTGRPLYPHQEEALVEILAGNHVIAATPTGSGKSMIALAAHFTSMAHGGRSYYTAPLKALVSEKFFDLVSLFGADNVGMVTGDVSLNADAPIICCTAEILANQSLREGPTLDADMIVMDEFHFYGDRQRGWAWQVPLLELRTPQVVAMSATLGDTTRFERAWKERTGRDVSLIDDAERPVPLEFEYVVDRLPDTVERLLGEGRWPVYIVHFSQRDAVATAQSFDRSSLISPEQKKAIAAQLAGVSFTKGFGQTLKSLLAQGIGVHHAGMLPRYRRLVERLTQAGLLPIVCGTDTLGVGINVPIRTVLMTSLVKYDGRRMRHVSAREFHQIAGRAGRAGFDTVGFVRVLAPEHEVDAARERARLNAAQEAARDAREAKRAAKKSAKKRKGPGEGEISWTRSTFERLVDAAPEQLTSRFEMTHAMVLNVLAGAPAAGRDPGEHLVWLARNNDDPPTDRNPHLRRLGEIYTSMKQAGVVEHVSSAEASASGEPRLRAATDLPDDFALNQPLSPFALAALELLDPESPTFALDVVSVIESVLEDPRPLLFAQEKAARAEAVAAMKAQGMEYDERMAALEEVTWPRPLADLLGEAFAVYLHANPWIEDQEISPKSVVREMIENALTFTGIVGRYDVGRSEGIVLRYLTDAYRALRQIVPDELMTDELRSIIAWLSALIRAVDSSLLDEWEAMSTGQALPASEGDGTQGAELAFGAREDGTVPFSANRHAFRTAIRSALFERVEAMSRDNVEALARLDKASRTPVAAPWGEDEWDAVLERYWAEHEWIGIDQRARALSLCSLNEAPTREDVLELAPAVVSSDFERAQVARIEAIADAVDQAAAGTFWLATQTLFDSEEDMDWRIVALVDVGASDEANRVVLATVTVGPR
- a CDS encoding NAD(P)H-dependent oxidoreductase — protein: MKILVIQGSPDVASYSQELASAYAEEASRAGHEVRTIDLATEDFDPNLRYGYRKHMEDESAPERYQELIAWADHLVFSFPIWWSAEPAILKGFIDRTFTPRFAYRFADGKSEAKLTGKTAALILTSRASALIYRLFGGPVTRWKHMILGFVGIRLTDTFILGKIDHPQDTPEYRAEFVEKVRRYARR